Genomic segment of Psychrobacter sanguinis:
AGGCGGTACTGATTCGGCAGTCATTATTGATGTTGCCAAAACAGGTCTTGCCCTGCCTGCCAAAGAGATCAAGATAAACCTTAGCTCTCAAGCGACTGGTAGCAACTGCCATTATCAAGGCACGGCTACCTTGATGGGTCAAGATGCGTTACATGGCATGATTTATACTGCGCCTGTGAGCAGCCTTACTAGTGCTAACAATGCCCCTAACTTAAATATTCCCAATGACAAAGGGCTATTATTTTTCCGCTTTAAAGACAATGTTTTAAGCTTAGACAGCAATAACCCTCAGGCACTAAGCCTATTGTGCCAAGGCAAGGTTGAGCTAACCGGCGATTACGCTAGGCTGAAATAGCGTATCGTCACTGGGTAACAGCTGACTTGTTATACCAGCTTTGATAGCTTTATCCTTGTGTTGCTATCTATTCTTGTGTTGCTAACAGTCTAAGTTGTGAAGCTCAAGTCATTGAGCATAAGTTATAACGCTTAAACTATTGAGCTTGAACTTGGACGATTAAGAGTAAACGTTTTAGATTTAGATAGAGGTGTTAGCATGATGCCTTTTGACTTTTTAAAATTCAAATACTCTACCTTGCTTGTTCTCACAGCGGCTACCTTAATAGTGGCCTGTGAGAGCAATAGTGAGACCTCGGCTTCTTTACCCCCTACCTCCCAAACTGCTAATAACATTTCTGCTAATAATGTTTCTGAGCAAGAGACTGTTGGTAATCCCTTTGCCACAGAGCGCTCTAGTGACTCTTTAGATAGCGATCAATCAGAAAGCGATCAATTACAAGAGCAGCAATCAACAAATCTTCAAAGCGTGCAGGCTGCTCAAGCCGTTAGTATGGCTCAAAGGGTGAACAGCAATAACGCTGCAAATACTCAGCCAACAAAAGTGGCCAACTTTGACTGTCCGATAAGCGGTAATGTTATTACTGCCAAAAGTGTGCGGGTAATCGATGGTGATACCTTAGAGATTATCCCTACTGAAGGCCCCTCTGAGCGTATCCGACTATTAGGTATTGATGCCCCTGAGTCCAATCAAGCGCACGGTACCTATAGTACCCAAACCTTACAGCAGTGCGTAAATCAAGGGCAAGTCACCGTTGAATGGTTTGAACAAGACCGTTATCAGCGGTTATTGGGTAAGGTGCGCGCCAATGGGGTCGACTGCAACCTTAATCAGATTCAACAAGGCGCGGCTTGGCACTATAAACAGTATCAACAAAGCCAATCTGAGTTTGACCGCTTAAATTATGCCAATGCTGAGGTGAATGCCCGCCGGCAAGCCATTGGACTTTGGGCCAGTTCGACAGTCGTTGCCCCTTGGGACTATCGCCGAGGCAATTCCCCACGCTATCAATATGACGATACTTTATACCGTGTTGATGGTGCGAGCTGTACCAGAACCGGCCAATCTACCGCTTTGCACCGTACCACAGATTTGAAACCTACTAAGCCCTCACAATCTACTAACCGAAATGAGACTAAGACTCAGGACAAACCCAATAAGCTCTTGCCTGCCCCCGCTATGTCTAGTCAGGGTCTTGACTGTGGGTCAATGATTAAGAAGACATGTGGTCAGATGAGCTCATGTGAGGAGGCAAAGTTTCAGTTGGCGTGTGGCAATACTCGGCTCGATGGGGATAAAGATGGGGTGCCTTGTGAAAGTATTTGTCCCGGCGGTTAAGGCTAATGTTACTGTCTTGGCTATAGTTAAACAACAGACAAATAAAAAACCCAGTGTTTATTCAACACTGGGTTTTTTGTAGCACTATATTAATTATACAGTAGCTTGAAGCTTAGCTAGCTTTTGGCTTATTTAGCACATTTGTTATAGTACAGACGAATGAAGCTATCTACTTGCTTGTCTTTGTCAGCTTTTGATTTGGCTTGTGGTACTTTGTAAGCATCGGCAATGATGTTTTTGGCTAAAGTTTGGTAAGCATCGTTATCGCTGCTGGTTTTCTTAGTCACTTGAGCTTTAGAAACGCCATTTTGTCTATCGTCCATAATATTACCGGCTAAACTGGCGATATCCACACAAACTTCATTCAGGTCATCGTCTGCCGCTTGTGCACCCATAGCAGGTAGCATCATTGTTGCTGCTAATGCAACGGCTGCTAAGGTTTTGCTTTTTGGGGTCATAGTTAAATTGGCCATACTCTAAAATCCTCTAATTTTAATATTTAGCATTGTGATAAATATTTTATGTAAATTATCAAAGACTGCCCTTGGGGGATAATCTAATACTAGTGGTGTCAGTATATTGATAATTCGTTACTACAACCATAACTATTCGTATGTTTAAGGTTGCTATAGGGCAAAATTAGCGAAACCTCTTAACAATTGCTAAAAGGTTTCACTAACCGTTTCTTTAATAAGGAGAAATTTTAGTAGATCGCCTTAATTTGTGGAGTACAGTT
This window contains:
- a CDS encoding thermonuclease family protein — encoded protein: MMPFDFLKFKYSTLLVLTAATLIVACESNSETSASLPPTSQTANNISANNVSEQETVGNPFATERSSDSLDSDQSESDQLQEQQSTNLQSVQAAQAVSMAQRVNSNNAANTQPTKVANFDCPISGNVITAKSVRVIDGDTLEIIPTEGPSERIRLLGIDAPESNQAHGTYSTQTLQQCVNQGQVTVEWFEQDRYQRLLGKVRANGVDCNLNQIQQGAAWHYKQYQQSQSEFDRLNYANAEVNARRQAIGLWASSTVVAPWDYRRGNSPRYQYDDTLYRVDGASCTRTGQSTALHRTTDLKPTKPSQSTNRNETKTQDKPNKLLPAPAMSSQGLDCGSMIKKTCGQMSSCEEAKFQLACGNTRLDGDKDGVPCESICPGG